The following proteins come from a genomic window of Blastococcus sp. HT6-30:
- the trpC gene encoding indole-3-glycerol phosphate synthase TrpC, with amino-acid sequence MNVLEEIVAGVRADLAVRQAATPLDEVKAAAQAARPARDALAVLRAPGVGVIAEVKRRSPSKGDLADIADPARLAQQYAAGGARVISVLTERRRFGGSHADLAAVRTVVDVPVLCKDFIVSSYQVHEARAHGADVVLLIVAALEQNVLVGLLERVESLGMTALVEVHTESEADRAMAAGASVIGVNARDLTTLQVDRSTFEKIAPGLPSEVVKVAESGVRGPHDLIGYAAAGADAVLVGEGLVTAGDPRQAVADLVTAGAHPATPRTTR; translated from the coding sequence GTGAACGTGCTCGAGGAGATCGTCGCCGGTGTCCGTGCCGACCTCGCCGTCCGCCAGGCCGCCACGCCGCTGGACGAGGTGAAGGCCGCCGCCCAGGCGGCCCGGCCGGCGCGCGACGCGCTGGCGGTCCTGCGGGCCCCCGGCGTCGGCGTCATCGCCGAGGTGAAGCGGCGCAGCCCGAGCAAGGGCGACCTGGCCGACATCGCCGACCCCGCGCGGCTGGCCCAGCAGTACGCCGCCGGTGGGGCCCGGGTCATCTCCGTGCTCACCGAGCGGCGGCGCTTCGGCGGCTCGCACGCCGACCTCGCCGCCGTGCGCACGGTGGTCGACGTGCCGGTGCTGTGCAAGGACTTCATCGTCAGCAGCTACCAGGTGCACGAGGCCCGTGCCCACGGGGCCGACGTCGTCCTGCTGATCGTGGCCGCCCTCGAGCAGAACGTCCTGGTGGGCCTGCTCGAGCGGGTGGAGTCCCTGGGCATGACGGCGCTGGTCGAGGTGCACACCGAGTCCGAGGCCGACCGCGCCATGGCGGCCGGGGCGTCGGTCATCGGCGTGAACGCCCGCGACCTCACCACCCTCCAGGTCGACCGCTCGACCTTCGAGAAGATCGCACCGGGGTTGCCGTCGGAGGTCGTCAAGGTCGCCGAGTCGGGTGTCCGCGGTCCGCACGACCTGATCGGGTACGCCGCTGCCGGGGCCGACGCCGTCCTCGTCGGCGAGGGCCTGGTCACCGCGGGCGATCCGCGGCAGGCGGTCGCCGACCTGGTCACGGCCGGCGCGCACCCGGCCACCCCCCGCACCACCCGCTGA
- the trpB gene encoding tryptophan synthase subunit beta, translating to MTTSSLQPPGALPLPARPGWPDPTGHFGVFGGRFVPEALIAALDELTEAYEAMRVDPAFLAEFARLQRDYTGRPSPVTEVPTFAEHCGGARVLLKREDLNHTGSHKINNVLGQALLTKRIGKQRVIAETGAGQHGVATATAAALLGLSCTVYMGEEDTRRQALNVARMRLLGAEVIPVTTGSRTLKDAINEAFRDWVTNVGTTNYVFGTVAGPHPFPAMVRDFQRVIGDEARGQVLEREDRLPDAVLACVGGGSNAIGIFTAFVPDDGVRLIGLEAGGDGVGTGRHAATITAGTPGVLHGARSYLLQDENGQTIESHSISAGLDYPGVGPEHSYLHDIGRAEYRAVTDAEAMEAFALLCRTEGIIPAIESAHALAGAMELGRELGPGALLLVNLSGRGDKDVETASRWFGLGDREEVDPGPGLDTDQQPTEGAVSNDEAVAGPDTGEQA from the coding sequence ATGACCACCAGTTCGCTGCAGCCGCCCGGAGCGCTCCCCCTGCCGGCGCGGCCGGGCTGGCCCGACCCGACGGGGCACTTCGGGGTCTTCGGCGGCCGGTTCGTCCCCGAGGCGCTGATCGCCGCGCTCGACGAGTTGACCGAGGCCTACGAGGCCATGCGCGTCGACCCGGCCTTCCTCGCCGAGTTCGCCCGGCTGCAGCGGGACTACACCGGCCGGCCCAGCCCGGTCACCGAGGTGCCCACGTTCGCCGAGCACTGCGGCGGGGCACGGGTCCTGCTCAAGCGGGAGGACCTCAACCACACCGGCTCGCACAAGATCAACAATGTGCTCGGTCAGGCGCTGCTGACCAAGCGGATCGGCAAGCAGCGGGTCATCGCCGAGACCGGCGCCGGCCAGCACGGCGTGGCGACGGCGACCGCCGCGGCGCTTCTGGGCCTGTCCTGCACCGTCTACATGGGCGAGGAGGACACCCGGCGCCAGGCGCTCAACGTGGCGCGCATGCGGCTGCTCGGCGCCGAGGTCATCCCCGTCACCACCGGCTCGCGCACCCTCAAGGACGCCATCAACGAAGCCTTCCGCGACTGGGTCACCAACGTCGGGACGACCAACTACGTCTTCGGCACAGTGGCGGGGCCGCACCCCTTCCCGGCGATGGTCCGCGACTTCCAGCGGGTCATCGGCGACGAGGCCCGCGGCCAGGTGCTCGAGCGGGAGGACCGGCTGCCCGACGCCGTCCTGGCCTGCGTGGGTGGCGGCTCCAACGCGATCGGCATCTTCACCGCGTTCGTGCCCGACGACGGCGTCCGGCTGATCGGCCTGGAGGCCGGCGGCGACGGCGTCGGCACCGGGCGGCACGCGGCCACCATCACCGCAGGCACCCCGGGCGTGCTGCACGGCGCCCGCTCGTACCTGCTGCAGGACGAGAACGGGCAGACGATCGAGTCGCACTCCATCAGCGCCGGGCTGGACTACCCCGGCGTGGGGCCCGAGCACTCCTACCTGCACGACATCGGGCGGGCCGAGTACCGGGCGGTCACCGACGCCGAGGCCATGGAGGCCTTCGCCCTGCTCTGCCGCACCGAGGGCATCATCCCGGCGATCGAGTCCGCGCACGCCCTGGCCGGGGCGATGGAGCTCGGCCGGGAACTGGGCCCGGGCGCGCTCCTCCTGGTCAACCTCTCCGGGCGCGGCGACAAGGACGTCGAGACCGCGTCGCGGTGGTTCGGGCTGGGCGACCGCGAGGAGGTCGACCCCGGGCCGGGGCTCGACACCGACCAGCAGCCCACCGAGGGCGCGGTCAGCAACGACGAGGCCGTGGCCGGCCCGGACACCGGAGAGCAGGCATGA
- the trpA gene encoding tryptophan synthase subunit alpha has translation MSATGNDGGAEQARSRGSRLQDRIGTATAEGRAALIAYVPVGFPSVEGSIAAMVAAVRDGADVVEIGVPYSDPGMDGPVIQQAVDVAVRAGVGMPAVLRAAEAVAAAGAVPVVMSYWNPIERYGVERFATDLAAAGGAGAITPDLIPEEAGAWIAAAEAADLDRVFLVAPSSTDARLRSTTAACRGFVYAASTMGVTGARATVGDAAERLVARTREAAPDLAVCVGLGVSNGEQAAEVAGFADGVIVGSAFVRALLDAPDERAGAEAVGRLAADLARGVRAKVPT, from the coding sequence ATGAGCGCTACCGGGAACGACGGAGGAGCGGAGCAAGCCCGGAGTCGAGGCAGTCGACTGCAGGACCGCATCGGCACCGCCACGGCGGAGGGGCGCGCCGCGTTGATCGCCTACGTGCCGGTCGGCTTCCCGTCGGTCGAGGGGTCGATCGCGGCGATGGTGGCCGCCGTGCGCGACGGCGCCGACGTCGTGGAGATCGGCGTCCCGTACAGCGATCCCGGGATGGACGGCCCGGTCATCCAGCAGGCCGTGGACGTCGCCGTCCGCGCTGGTGTGGGGATGCCGGCCGTGCTCCGCGCGGCCGAGGCGGTGGCCGCGGCCGGCGCCGTCCCCGTCGTGATGAGCTACTGGAACCCGATCGAGCGCTACGGCGTCGAGCGCTTCGCCACCGACCTGGCCGCCGCCGGGGGAGCGGGGGCCATCACCCCCGATCTCATCCCCGAGGAGGCGGGCGCCTGGATCGCCGCCGCCGAGGCGGCCGACCTCGACCGGGTGTTCCTCGTCGCGCCCTCCTCGACCGATGCGCGGCTGCGGTCCACCACCGCCGCCTGCCGCGGGTTCGTCTACGCCGCCTCCACCATGGGGGTCACCGGCGCCCGTGCCACCGTGGGCGACGCCGCCGAGCGGCTGGTGGCCCGCACCCGGGAGGCCGCGCCCGACCTCGCCGTCTGCGTCGGCCTGGGCGTCTCGAACGGGGAGCAGGCCGCGGAGGTCGCCGGGTTCGCCGACGGCGTCATCGTCGGCTCGGCCTTCGTCCGCGCCCTGCTCGACGCGCCGGACGAGCGGGCCGGTGCCGAGGCGGTCGGGCGGCTCGCCGCCGACCTGGCCCGCGGTGTCCGTGCGAAGGTGCCGACATGA
- the lgt gene encoding prolipoprotein diacylglyceryl transferase codes for MTVLAAIPSPTQGVWELGPFPVRAYALCIVAGIVAAVLLTERRWVARGGAPGDVLDIAVWAVPFGIVGGRLYHVVSSPRPYFGEGGDPLRAFAIWEGGLGIWGAIALGAVGAWIACRRRGIPLPAFGDALAPGLLVAQAIGRLGNWFNNELYGGPTDLPWALTIYEWSGGRAVTGADGEPVVLGTFHPTFLYELLWNLAAAALVVWADRRFRLGHGRAFALYVAAYCAGRLWIELLRTDPAETFFGVRLNVFTSIIVGLLALAYFFWQRGRRREVITRGEDIATTSADRSAAGPDTPAEAPVPRVREDDHHPPSTA; via the coding sequence ATGACCGTGCTCGCCGCCATCCCGAGCCCGACCCAGGGGGTCTGGGAGCTCGGCCCCTTCCCGGTCCGGGCGTACGCGCTGTGCATCGTGGCCGGCATCGTGGCCGCGGTGCTCCTCACCGAGCGGCGCTGGGTGGCCCGGGGTGGTGCGCCGGGCGACGTCCTCGACATCGCGGTCTGGGCGGTGCCCTTCGGCATCGTCGGGGGCCGGCTCTACCACGTGGTCTCCAGCCCCCGGCCGTACTTCGGCGAGGGCGGCGACCCGCTGCGCGCGTTCGCCATCTGGGAGGGCGGCCTGGGCATCTGGGGCGCCATCGCGCTGGGGGCCGTCGGGGCCTGGATCGCCTGCCGGCGCCGGGGCATCCCGCTGCCCGCCTTCGGCGACGCGCTGGCTCCCGGGTTGCTGGTGGCCCAGGCGATCGGCCGGCTGGGCAACTGGTTCAACAACGAGCTCTACGGCGGCCCCACCGACCTGCCGTGGGCGCTCACGATCTACGAGTGGAGCGGCGGGCGGGCGGTCACCGGGGCCGATGGGGAGCCCGTCGTGCTCGGCACGTTCCACCCGACGTTCCTCTACGAGCTGCTGTGGAACCTGGCCGCGGCCGCGCTGGTCGTCTGGGCCGACCGCCGGTTCCGGCTCGGGCACGGCCGGGCGTTCGCGCTGTACGTCGCCGCCTACTGCGCGGGCCGGCTGTGGATCGAGCTGCTGCGCACCGATCCGGCCGAGACCTTCTTCGGCGTCCGGCTCAACGTCTTCACCTCGATCATCGTCGGTCTGCTGGCGCTGGCCTACTTCTTCTGGCAGCGCGGCCGCCGGCGCGAGGTGATCACCCGAGGTGAGGACATCGCGACGACCAGCGCGGACCGGTCCGCAGCCGGGCCGGACACCCCTGCCGAGGCGCCCGTTCCCCGCGTGCGTGAGGACGATCACCATCCGCCGTCCACGGCCTGA
- the gltB gene encoding glutamate synthase large subunit has product MTDLPAPATAAVPFSAVPPAQGLYDPVNDKDACGVAFVADTRGRRSRRIVQAGLTALHNLDHRGAAGAEPNSGDGAGILTQIPDALLRASVGFDLPPLGEYSVGIAFLPVDEAERAARVEDVARLAAEEGLTVLGWREVPVDPEGADLGPTARAVMPYVAQLFVAETMAGRADAAAFGGNVAHHGVTRLERRSFVLRKRAERAAVDAGSSLYITSLSSRTVTYKGMLTTDQLPLFFPDLRDERYESAIALVHSRFSTNTFPSWPLAHPFRFIAHNGEINTIKGNRNRMRAREAKLETQLFDGPAGPASELGLERIFPVTASDFSDSATFDEVLELLHLSGRSLPHAVLMMIPEAWENHDEMDPARRAFYRFHSSIMEPWDGPAAVCFTDGTLIGAVLDRNGLRPGRWWHTKDDLVVMASEVGVLDIPAGDVVAKGRLQPGRMFLVDTASGRIVSDEEVKGALASAEPYGDWLHAGLVHLPALPERRRSRPSHESVIRRQMLFGYTEEELRMLVTPMAASGAEPIGSMGTDTPIASLSDRSRLLYDYFGQLFAQVTNPPLDAIREELVTSLGRTFGPEQNLLAASPASCRQVHLPFPVIDNDELAKILHIDDDGDLPGYAAVRITGHFDVNGGGTALAEAVEQLRTKVSKAISAGARIIVLSDRDCDEKRAPIPSLLMTAAVHHHLVREKTRMEVGLVVESGDCREVHHVALLLGYGAAAVNPYLAFESIEDLIRDGVLTGVEPAQAVRNVVKALGKGVLKVMSKMGISTVGSYTMAQIFEAVGLSQELVDEYFTGTSCPLGGVGIDVLAEEVAMRHRRAYPENPTERAHRRLETGGEYQWRREGEVHLFNPETVFLLQHATRSRQYDVFEKYTETVDKMSEDAATLRGLFTLRTGVRPPVPIDEVEPVSEIVKRFNTGAMSYGSISQEAHETLAIAMNRLGGRSNTGEGGEDPDRFTPDPNGDLRRSAIKQVASGRFGVTSEYLVNADDIQIKMAQGAKPGEGGQLPGGKVYPWVARTRHSTPGVGLISPPPHHDIYSIEDLKQLIHDLKNANNEARVHVKLVAEVGVGTVAAGVSKAHADVVLISGFDGGTGAAPLTSLKHAGSPWELGLAETQQTLLANGLRDRIVVQVDGQMKTGRDVIVAALLGAEEFGFATAPLVVSGCVMMRVCHLDTCPVGVATQNPELRKRFTGRPEFVVTFFEFLAEQVRHYLAELGFRSIDEAVGHAELLDTRQAVGHWKAQGLDLSPMLAVPELPEGAPRRAVRGQDHGLDVALDQTLIQLCEGALLDARPVSLELPVRNVNRTVGTMLGSMVTRRFGGEGLPDGTIDLTFGGSAGQSFGAFVPRGITMRLFGDANDYVGKGLSGGRIVVRPSREASFAAEDNVIAGNVIGYGATGGEIFLRGRVGERFCVRNSGALAVVEGVGDHALEYMTGGRAVILGPTGRNIAAGMSGGVGYVLDLARHRVNSEMVDVEPLDGESAQWLRDVLVRYAADTDSPVAQALLADWGRWSEQFSVIMPRDYRRALEARRAAEAAGVDVDRAVMEAARG; this is encoded by the coding sequence ATGACCGACCTTCCCGCCCCCGCCACCGCGGCAGTTCCCTTCTCCGCCGTGCCGCCGGCCCAGGGTCTGTACGACCCGGTGAACGACAAGGACGCCTGTGGCGTCGCCTTCGTGGCGGACACCCGCGGCCGGCGCAGCCGCCGCATCGTGCAGGCCGGTCTGACCGCCCTGCACAACCTCGACCACCGGGGCGCCGCGGGCGCCGAGCCGAACTCCGGTGACGGCGCCGGCATCCTCACCCAGATCCCCGACGCCCTGCTGCGCGCCAGCGTCGGCTTCGACCTGCCGCCGCTGGGCGAGTACTCGGTCGGCATCGCCTTCCTGCCGGTGGACGAGGCCGAGCGCGCCGCCCGCGTCGAGGACGTCGCCCGCCTCGCCGCCGAGGAGGGGCTGACCGTCCTCGGCTGGCGCGAGGTGCCCGTCGACCCCGAGGGCGCCGACCTCGGCCCCACGGCCCGCGCGGTCATGCCGTACGTCGCCCAGCTGTTCGTCGCCGAGACGATGGCCGGCCGCGCCGACGCCGCGGCCTTCGGCGGGAACGTGGCGCACCACGGCGTCACCCGCCTCGAGCGGCGCTCGTTCGTGCTCCGCAAGCGGGCCGAGCGTGCCGCCGTGGACGCCGGCAGCTCGCTCTACATCACCTCGCTGTCGTCGCGGACGGTCACCTACAAGGGCATGCTGACCACCGACCAGCTGCCGCTGTTCTTCCCCGACCTGCGCGACGAGCGCTACGAGTCGGCGATCGCGCTGGTGCACAGCCGGTTCTCCACCAACACCTTCCCGAGCTGGCCGCTGGCCCACCCGTTCCGCTTCATCGCGCACAACGGCGAGATCAACACGATCAAGGGCAACCGCAACCGCATGCGCGCCCGCGAGGCCAAGCTCGAGACGCAGCTGTTCGACGGCCCGGCCGGTCCGGCGTCCGAGCTCGGGCTGGAGCGGATCTTCCCGGTCACCGCCAGCGACTTCAGCGACTCGGCCACCTTCGACGAGGTGCTCGAGCTGCTGCACCTCTCGGGCCGCTCGCTGCCCCACGCGGTGCTCATGATGATCCCGGAGGCGTGGGAGAACCACGACGAGATGGACCCGGCCCGCCGGGCCTTCTACCGGTTCCACTCCTCGATCATGGAGCCGTGGGACGGGCCGGCCGCCGTCTGCTTCACCGACGGCACGCTGATCGGGGCCGTCCTCGACCGCAACGGTCTTCGCCCGGGCCGCTGGTGGCACACCAAGGACGACCTGGTCGTCATGGCCAGCGAGGTCGGCGTGCTCGACATCCCGGCCGGCGACGTCGTCGCCAAGGGCCGGCTGCAGCCGGGCCGCATGTTCCTCGTCGACACCGCCTCCGGGCGGATCGTCTCCGACGAGGAGGTCAAGGGCGCTCTCGCCTCCGCCGAGCCGTACGGGGACTGGCTGCACGCCGGCCTGGTGCACCTGCCCGCGCTGCCCGAGCGCCGCCGCTCGCGGCCCAGCCACGAGTCGGTCATCCGCCGGCAGATGCTCTTCGGCTACACCGAGGAGGAGCTGCGCATGCTGGTGACGCCGATGGCGGCCAGCGGCGCCGAGCCGATCGGGTCGATGGGCACCGACACCCCGATCGCCTCGCTGTCGGACCGCTCGCGGCTGCTCTACGACTACTTCGGGCAGCTGTTCGCCCAGGTGACCAACCCGCCGCTGGATGCCATCCGCGAGGAGCTGGTGACCAGCCTCGGCCGAACCTTCGGCCCGGAGCAGAACCTGCTCGCGGCGTCCCCGGCGTCCTGCCGGCAGGTGCACCTGCCGTTCCCGGTGATCGACAACGACGAGCTGGCCAAGATCCTGCACATCGACGACGACGGCGACCTGCCCGGTTACGCCGCCGTCCGGATCACCGGCCACTTCGACGTGAACGGCGGCGGGACCGCGCTGGCCGAGGCGGTCGAGCAGCTGCGCACCAAGGTCTCCAAGGCCATCTCCGCCGGTGCCCGGATCATCGTGCTCTCCGACCGGGACTGCGACGAGAAGCGCGCGCCCATCCCGTCGCTGTTGATGACCGCGGCTGTGCATCACCACCTGGTGCGGGAGAAGACCCGCATGGAGGTCGGCCTCGTCGTCGAGTCCGGCGACTGCCGCGAGGTCCACCACGTGGCCCTGCTGCTCGGCTACGGCGCCGCCGCGGTCAACCCGTACCTGGCGTTCGAGTCGATCGAGGACCTCATCCGCGACGGCGTCCTGACCGGCGTGGAGCCGGCCCAGGCGGTGCGCAACGTGGTCAAGGCGCTCGGCAAGGGCGTCCTGAAGGTCATGAGCAAGATGGGCATTAGCACCGTCGGCTCGTACACGATGGCGCAGATCTTCGAAGCCGTCGGTCTCTCGCAGGAGCTGGTCGACGAGTACTTCACCGGCACCTCCTGCCCGCTGGGCGGCGTGGGCATCGACGTCCTGGCCGAGGAGGTGGCCATGCGCCACCGCCGGGCCTACCCGGAGAACCCCACCGAGCGGGCGCACCGCCGGCTGGAGACCGGTGGCGAGTACCAGTGGCGCCGCGAGGGCGAGGTGCACCTGTTCAACCCCGAGACGGTGTTCCTGCTCCAGCACGCCACCCGGTCGCGGCAGTACGATGTCTTCGAGAAGTACACCGAGACCGTCGACAAGATGTCCGAGGACGCCGCCACGCTCCGCGGTCTCTTCACGCTGAGGACCGGCGTGCGCCCGCCCGTGCCGATCGACGAGGTGGAGCCGGTCAGCGAGATCGTCAAGCGGTTCAACACCGGCGCCATGAGCTACGGGTCCATCTCGCAGGAGGCCCACGAGACGCTCGCCATCGCCATGAACCGCCTCGGCGGGCGCTCCAACACCGGCGAGGGCGGCGAGGACCCGGACCGCTTCACGCCGGACCCGAACGGCGACCTGCGCCGCTCGGCGATCAAGCAGGTGGCCTCGGGCCGGTTCGGCGTCACCAGCGAGTACCTGGTCAACGCCGACGACATCCAGATCAAGATGGCCCAGGGCGCCAAGCCCGGCGAGGGCGGCCAGCTCCCCGGCGGGAAGGTCTACCCGTGGGTGGCCCGCACCCGGCATTCGACGCCGGGCGTCGGGCTGATCAGCCCGCCGCCGCACCACGACATCTACTCGATCGAAGACCTCAAGCAGCTGATCCACGACCTGAAGAACGCCAACAACGAGGCCCGGGTCCACGTCAAGCTGGTCGCCGAGGTGGGCGTCGGGACGGTCGCGGCCGGGGTGAGCAAGGCGCACGCCGACGTCGTCCTCATCTCCGGGTTCGACGGCGGCACCGGTGCCGCGCCGCTCACCTCGCTCAAGCACGCGGGCTCCCCGTGGGAGCTCGGCCTGGCCGAGACCCAGCAGACGCTGCTGGCCAACGGCCTGCGCGACCGGATCGTGGTGCAGGTCGACGGCCAGATGAAGACCGGCCGCGACGTGATCGTGGCGGCGCTGCTGGGCGCCGAGGAGTTCGGCTTCGCGACGGCGCCGCTGGTGGTCTCCGGCTGCGTGATGATGCGGGTCTGCCACCTCGACACCTGCCCGGTCGGCGTGGCCACCCAGAACCCGGAGCTGCGCAAGCGGTTCACCGGCCGCCCGGAGTTCGTGGTCACGTTCTTCGAGTTCCTCGCCGAGCAGGTGCGGCACTACCTGGCGGAGCTGGGCTTCCGGTCGATCGACGAGGCCGTGGGCCACGCCGAGCTGCTCGACACCCGGCAGGCCGTCGGCCACTGGAAGGCCCAGGGCCTGGACCTCTCGCCGATGCTCGCCGTTCCGGAGCTGCCCGAGGGCGCCCCGCGACGTGCGGTCCGCGGCCAGGACCACGGCCTGGACGTCGCGCTGGACCAGACCCTGATCCAGCTGTGCGAGGGGGCGCTGCTCGACGCGCGGCCGGTCAGCCTCGAGCTGCCGGTGCGCAACGTCAACCGCACCGTCGGCACGATGCTGGGGTCGATGGTCACCCGCCGGTTCGGCGGCGAGGGCCTGCCCGACGGCACGATCGACCTCACCTTCGGCGGGTCGGCCGGGCAGTCGTTCGGCGCCTTCGTGCCGCGGGGCATCACCATGCGATTGTTCGGTGACGCCAACGACTACGTCGGCAAGGGCCTGTCGGGGGGGCGGATCGTCGTCCGTCCCTCCCGGGAGGCGTCCTTCGCCGCCGAGGACAACGTCATCGCCGGCAACGTCATCGGCTACGGCGCCACCGGCGGAGAGATCTTCCTGCGGGGCCGGGTCGGCGAGCGGTTCTGCGTCCGCAACTCCGGGGCGCTCGCCGTCGTCGAGGGCGTGGGCGACCACGCGCTGGAGTACATGACCGGTGGGCGTGCGGTGATCCTCGGCCCCACCGGCCGCAACATCGCGGCCGGCATGTCCGGCGGCGTCGGCTACGTCCTCGACCTCGCCCGGCACCGGGTGAACAGCGAGATGGTCGACGTCGAGCCGCTGGACGGGGAGTCCGCGCAGTGGCTGCGCGACGTGCTGGTGCGCTACGCCGCCGACACCGACTCGCCGGTGGCGCAGGCGCTGCTGGCCGACTGGGGTCGCTGGTCCGAGCAGTTCAGCGTGATCATGCCGCGCGACTACCGGCGGGCCCTGGAGGCCCGGCGTGCCGCCGAGGCGGCCGGCGTCGACGTCGACCGCGCGGTGATGGAGGCGGCACGTGGCTGA
- a CDS encoding glutamate synthase subunit beta, whose translation MADQTGFLKYERGLPPRRPVELRIMDWKDVYSRRQNGEDPLFPTAEVRKQAARCMDCGIPFCHHACPVANLIPEWNDLARRDDWHDAIERLHATNNFPEFTGKLCPAPCEGSCVLNLQESPVTIKQIEWEIIDRAWDEGWVSPLTPAERTGKKVAVIGSGPAGLAAAQQLTRAGHDVTVYERADRVGGLLRYGIPEFKMEKSVLDRRLDQMRAEGTRFVTGVEVGGSGEGDLSVEQLRADFDAVVLAGGATVGRDLPAPGRELAGIHLAMEYLPYGNRQALGELDDPPINAHGKHVVIIGGGDTGADCLGTAHRQGAASVAQLEIMPAPPERRDMGANPWPTYPMIMRVSSAHEEGGERLYSVNTERFVGDENGNVRALLLHEVERVDGRFQKIEGTERELPADLVFLAMGFTGAQREGLVDTLGVEVDGRGNVARDDAFMSTVPGVFVAGDMGRGQSLIVWAIAEGRAAAAAADTWLTGESMLPRPVTPTAVALR comes from the coding sequence GTGGCTGACCAGACCGGTTTCCTGAAGTACGAGCGCGGCCTTCCGCCGCGACGTCCCGTCGAGCTCCGCATCATGGACTGGAAGGACGTCTACAGCCGGCGCCAGAACGGCGAGGACCCGCTCTTCCCGACGGCCGAGGTGCGCAAGCAGGCCGCCCGCTGCATGGACTGCGGGATCCCGTTCTGCCACCACGCCTGCCCGGTGGCGAACCTGATCCCGGAGTGGAACGACCTGGCCCGCCGCGACGACTGGCACGACGCGATCGAGAGGCTGCACGCGACGAACAACTTCCCGGAGTTCACCGGGAAGCTCTGCCCGGCGCCGTGCGAGGGCTCCTGCGTGCTGAACCTGCAGGAGTCGCCGGTCACCATCAAGCAGATCGAGTGGGAGATCATCGACCGGGCGTGGGACGAGGGCTGGGTGAGCCCCCTGACCCCGGCCGAGCGGACCGGCAAGAAGGTCGCCGTCATCGGGTCGGGCCCCGCCGGGCTGGCCGCCGCCCAGCAGCTGACCCGGGCCGGCCACGACGTGACCGTCTACGAGCGGGCCGACCGGGTCGGCGGACTGCTCCGCTACGGCATCCCCGAGTTCAAGATGGAGAAGTCCGTCCTGGACCGGCGGCTGGACCAGATGCGCGCCGAGGGCACCCGGTTCGTCACCGGGGTCGAGGTGGGCGGCAGCGGGGAGGGCGACCTGTCGGTCGAGCAGCTGCGCGCGGACTTCGACGCCGTCGTCCTGGCCGGTGGCGCGACCGTCGGCCGTGACCTGCCCGCCCCCGGCCGCGAGCTGGCCGGCATCCACCTGGCCATGGAGTACCTGCCGTACGGCAACCGCCAGGCGCTCGGGGAGCTCGACGACCCGCCGATCAACGCGCACGGCAAGCATGTCGTGATCATCGGTGGCGGTGATACCGGGGCGGACTGCCTCGGCACCGCACACCGCCAGGGGGCGGCCTCGGTCGCCCAGCTGGAGATCATGCCGGCGCCGCCCGAGCGCCGGGACATGGGCGCCAACCCGTGGCCCACGTACCCGATGATCATGCGCGTCTCCAGCGCGCACGAGGAGGGTGGCGAGCGGCTGTACTCGGTCAACACCGAGCGCTTCGTCGGCGACGAGAACGGCAACGTCCGTGCCCTGCTCCTCCACGAGGTGGAGCGGGTCGACGGCCGGTTCCAGAAGATCGAGGGAACCGAGCGCGAGCTCCCCGCCGACCTGGTCTTCCTCGCCATGGGCTTCACCGGGGCGCAGCGCGAGGGCCTGGTCGACACCCTCGGTGTCGAGGTCGACGGGCGCGGCAACGTGGCCCGTGACGACGCGTTCATGTCCACCGTGCCCGGGGTCTTCGTGGCCGGTGACATGGGCCGCGGCCAGTCGCTCATCGTCTGGGCGATCGCGGAGGGCCGCGCCGCGGCCGCCGCCGCCGACACGTGGCTGACGGGCGAGTCGATGCTGCCCCGCCCGGTCACCCCGACGGCGGTCGCGCTCCGCTAG